GAAATGTGTCTTCTGTAAAACTGCCTGCTTCATTTTCTAAATTATCAAGAATAAAAATCTCTGTTGGAGCAACTGCACCTATTTAATGAgtagaaaagaagaagatgagctCACCTTCCACTGTGATGTTGAGGTGGTAAGTAAATGTTCCGCTGAGATTAACACACTCACATGTGTATTTTCCTCCATCAGCTGGTGTTAAACTGCTCAGGTGCAGAAACACAGTCTGATTTATTGTCACAAGATTGAACTTGGAGCCACATTCATTAATGAAGTTGTGTCCATATTGATACAGCAGACGACACTCTTCTCCTCCCATCCTCTCTGGTCTCATCTTACATGCTATCAGGTCAAGTGTTTCATTGGTGCATAATGGAGTAACATCTGTTTCCGTCCCGACTGTCTTCACAAGAATCACtgcaaacaataaatacaatcaTTAGGAAATGATAGATGGGTTAATGTTTGCTGTATTTTCTGCTGAAAACTTGTcacctttaaacaaaaatgagaaaaaatttaCTTGAATAAATTGTATATTGTTACTATAAATTACCTTCATTCTCAAAACACACAGTCTGTGGCAGAAGCAGAACAAAGCACAGTTTCAAAGCCTCCATATTAGTCCAGAGATCTTAGCAGAACTGCAGCTGCTGCTATAAGTGTTCAGTACTGCTCTGAAGGGAGGAGCCTCGTCTGAACACAGAGTTCAGAGAGGGAATCACAAATTTAGGCCCATTGACACACATTTCCTTCATGCAGCTTTTACTTTACAGAATCAGCATTATTAGCTGCTTGGAAGGGCAGGAACAAAGAGCAGGTATGACCACTTCAGCTGGAGGACCAGTTTGATTTTCAAACCTTactatatgaataaaaatttCATAGTAACAGTGGATTAAAAATAGTCATCCAGTAATTCCTACCTCTACACTACATGGGCTTTTAAATGCATCTATGTGCTACAAACATCCAACAGATAACTTTAACCACAAACTGACAGAAGCTGGAAGTTCCGTGTGCAGATAGTCCAGATGCTTCTCTTCTTGAACCTTATATAAAATGGATATCACAGATGGAACacgcatattaaaaaaaaacaaaacccaaactTCCTTAAATTGATTTCACAATCCCCGAAATAGGCATTTTGCACATAGTCACTGCTCACACATTACTTTCTCTTCTGCAGAAAAATGCCAGAGTTGCTCCTGCTGCAATAAAAACTATCACTGCATCAATCACGGggattaaaaacaggatttctttAGGATTAATAAGGATATAATAAAATAACGTATgtacactaccattcaaaagtttggggtcactttgtcatgggattcaatagggaagtgaccccaaacttttgaacggtagtgtacgcAAGCAAATGTGATCCGAGATGATTAACAATTAATTATAATCTGTTGGAGTTTAGACATAAAAGTGGTAAGACATGTCAAAGTAATGGTGTTTGAGGAGTTTGAGTACATAATCTAAAAGggttcataataataataataatggattcaGTGGTTCAGTGTCTTCTTTATAAGTCTTAACATTTTTCAATAGGCTACTGAATTAAATGTTAGTTTatggactttttaaattaaaaaaaaatctgctttaggAAATAGCTGTCTTGAATACAGCCATTGTATTAggttaaaacataaacaaaatgtgTAAATCTGGAGTCATATTTATCTTCTGCTTTTATACACACTTACAAGACAATTTTCCCCCTAACAATTCTCTACATGCATCTCTACATACCTTCAGCCACCTGAGCTTCTGTTTAATTTAACCACATGAtgcaaattacatttttatttcttgctcAGTTATAATGTGATAATGCTGAAAAACTGTATGTCTCATCTGAGTCATCCTGTCTCTAGaaaatgggacaacattcctaatacaaaatattttaaagtccaAGTTTTATTTGAAACTACCTAAAACTTACGAATCTCTACATTTGACTTTGaatgtattttaatgtgtttctaaTAACAAATTTCATACAAGCTTATTTGGACCagtacatataaataaattactctAAGTGGTTCTTTAAtactgataaaaaaatatttaatacagATAATCCAGGTGTTTCCGGCCTTAAATAGCGACCatgttagatttaaaaaaaaaaaaaaaaaaaaaaaaaaaaaaagagatatcaGTTAGTGGAATATACATATTTGCACACAAGTTAGTTTACTCCTGAAAAATACCAATGACCATAATATTGAAGGTATCTTCTCAATTAATTATACAGAAAATACTGATTTCTATTtactatttctattttttagtATCTGCTGGTACTTAATAAAGTACAGTtttctaaaactaaaataaatatccAAACCAAGGGTGTATGcttgcattttaaatgaaaaagctaTTATTTCGACTCACTGCTTTTGCATAGAATCTGTTACATTAAAGGGAATCAGATAAACTTTTATTGAACATGTTGAAATtagaatgtttttttacttaGTCATTATTTTTATCACCATAAATGACTAATGACTAAATAACAGTTACATGAAAACAATTTCTTTGTGACCTAAATATTTACgttgactgattttttttctgaataagGATGTGACATTCATGAAGAAATTGATTCatttgaacggctcttttaaatgaacagtgGGAACGGAGTCATagttgtgagccattcttttgcAAGCAATTCTTTTTAATATACCAACTGTCCATGCTGCCTTCACGggagtctgatgtccaacatgctCCATTCACATGCATCTATAGGCAGAAAGGACTggatttctttatatatatatatatatatatatataaatataatttttttaaatcagtagattttatataggtagaTATTTCATATTGGTGGGGTGTGTACATTTGAATTATTACATTGTTTTGATCCAACTCTAGCCTTATAACTGCTACCAGGAAATATTTCCTTGATAAAAATGACTCACTCCTGATtgaattctaaaataaaaataatgataataagaaGCACAAGCCAGTCTTTTCAATGGCTCTTAGAAAGAAACGGCTCCTCAAGACCCAGCTTCCTTTCTTCAGTCGGCCCAGTCACGTcagcaacaaacaaaagagcaaagcCAATCGCATCAATTAACTTGGGTTGTAAGACATATTACACCATATTACATAGTAGCTAAGTTTCAGATAGAGAGAACAGAGCTGTCAGCTGTTTGTATGAAGAAAAACGGTTGGGAGAAGCTGGGACTTGCTGGACATTGGTAGCGCCATGTCCCTACCATCCCAACCTAACTCTACACCGCTAAGCCAAACACTCCTAACTCCTGACTTGTTTCTGTGTAACATTCCCTGAATAgctgcagctgttttaatgATTCTTACTGCAAcaattaaaggaaataaaaatgatgctCCTTTTTTGCTCCTGATGTTTTCAT
This DNA window, taken from Melanotaenia boesemani isolate fMelBoe1 chromosome 24, fMelBoe1.pri, whole genome shotgun sequence, encodes the following:
- the LOC121635462 gene encoding uncharacterized protein LOC121635462 isoform X2, coding for MEALKLCFVLLLPQTVCFENEVILVKTVGTETDVTPLCTNETLDLIACKMRPERMGGEECRLLYQYGHNFINECGSKFNLVTINQTVFLHLSSLTPADGGKYTCECVNLSGTFTYHLNITVEENEAGSFTEDTFPRAWVGVVVFFAVTSAILGFFYKKLHHRVCLRSDTPDSFDEADPDETYTSLQQPDGELYHTIFPARHRHDAERNSAGRAATFSQNSNQMNPNCEIYENI
- the LOC121635462 gene encoding uncharacterized protein LOC121635462 isoform X1; the encoded protein is MEALKLCFVLLLPQTVCFENEVILVKTVGTETDVTPLCTNETLDLIACKMRPERMGGEECRLLYQYGHNFINECGSKFNLVTINQTVFLHLSSLTPADGGKYTCECVNLSGTFTYHLNITVEENEAGSFTEDTFPRAWVGVVVFFAVTSAILGFFYKKLHHRITPISLHIQSVCLRSDTPDSFDEADPDETYTSLQQPDGELYHTIFPARHRHDAERNSAGRAATFSQNSNQMNPNCEIYENI